From Psychrobacillus sp. FSL K6-2836, a single genomic window includes:
- a CDS encoding DUF2089 domain-containing protein, producing MAYKVITNCPVCSKTLKITKLQCSHCHTTIENEFELSKLASLSKDQLHFVEVFLTCRGNIKEVEKELGISYPTVRGKLTDIISFLGYVQKKKNEVDEKKVVTMLENGEITPEEAIKLLKEE from the coding sequence ATGGCTTATAAAGTAATCACAAATTGTCCTGTTTGTAGTAAAACATTGAAAATTACGAAGTTGCAGTGCTCTCATTGTCACACTACGATTGAAAATGAGTTTGAATTATCCAAGCTAGCGTCCTTATCAAAGGATCAGCTTCATTTTGTGGAAGTATTTTTAACATGCAGAGGGAATATCAAAGAAGTTGAAAAGGAACTGGGAATTTCGTATCCAACGGTTCGAGGTAAGCTAACAGACATCATTTCATTCCTTGGATATGTGCAGAAAAAGAAAAATGAAGTAGATGAGAAAAAAGTTGTCACCATGTTGGAAAATGGCGAAATCACACCAGAAGAAGCCATTAAGCTCTTAAAAGAAGAATAG
- the argS gene encoding arginine--tRNA ligase: MNLTNQIANVISKALENEWTVQQIEQLLEKPKQTELGDIAFPCFTLAKKLRKAPQQIALELSTKLEDKLIASVQVVGGYVNIFFNRTLVTNQVLQSITMDQQQYGSKNKKQEKIVIDFSSPNIAKPFSMGHLRSTVIGNALANIAEKNGYEAIRINHLGDWGTQFGKLIVAYKLWGNEEKILAAPIEELLKIYVHFHDMAEKDDSLNEQARAAFKLLEEGDEEALSLWKWFKEASLKEFQIIYELLGVHFDSYAGEAFYNDKMTNVVDDLKEKGLLIESEGAFVVELDDMPPSLITKKDGATLYATRDLAAALYRHQTYQASKTFYVVGNEQTLHFKQLFSVLQKMGYEWSDQLQHVPFGMMLKDGKKMSTRKGKVILLADVIADAIKTAEHNIYEKNPTLENKGEVAKQVGVGAVIFNDLKNDRMNDIDFSLEQMLNFEGETGPYVQYTNARISSLLQKGNFGAEAFTFSPIGVEAWPIIQLLEDFPHVVEKAFDHADPSQIAKFSLLLARQFNKYYASTKILANDGTTASKLTFAFAISVVLQESLRLLGVPAPKKM, from the coding sequence ACAAATAGCGTTAGAGTTAAGTACTAAGTTAGAGGATAAGTTAATAGCCAGCGTTCAAGTCGTTGGTGGGTATGTGAATATTTTCTTCAATCGGACGCTAGTTACAAACCAAGTTTTACAATCTATTACGATGGATCAACAGCAGTATGGAAGTAAAAATAAAAAGCAGGAAAAAATTGTGATCGATTTTTCCTCGCCAAATATAGCAAAGCCTTTTTCAATGGGGCATTTGCGTTCAACAGTAATTGGTAACGCTCTAGCGAATATTGCGGAGAAAAATGGGTATGAAGCTATTCGCATTAATCATCTTGGTGACTGGGGCACACAATTTGGCAAGCTTATAGTTGCTTATAAATTATGGGGAAATGAGGAGAAAATCCTTGCAGCACCAATTGAAGAGTTATTAAAGATTTACGTGCATTTTCATGATATGGCAGAAAAAGATGACTCTTTAAATGAGCAAGCTCGTGCAGCTTTTAAATTACTTGAAGAAGGAGATGAAGAGGCTCTCTCTTTATGGAAATGGTTCAAAGAGGCTTCTTTAAAGGAGTTCCAAATAATCTATGAACTTTTGGGTGTTCACTTTGATTCTTATGCTGGTGAAGCTTTTTATAACGATAAAATGACTAATGTAGTTGACGATTTAAAGGAAAAAGGATTATTAATTGAATCTGAAGGTGCTTTTGTAGTAGAGCTTGATGATATGCCACCAAGTCTAATTACTAAAAAAGATGGGGCGACCCTTTATGCGACACGCGACCTAGCAGCAGCTTTGTATCGTCATCAAACATATCAGGCAAGTAAAACATTTTACGTTGTGGGAAATGAACAAACACTACACTTTAAGCAACTATTTTCAGTGCTACAAAAAATGGGGTATGAATGGTCCGACCAGCTACAACATGTTCCATTTGGAATGATGCTCAAAGACGGCAAAAAAATGTCTACGCGTAAAGGCAAAGTGATCTTGCTTGCGGATGTAATAGCTGATGCTATTAAAACTGCAGAGCATAATATTTACGAGAAAAATCCAACATTAGAAAATAAAGGTGAAGTCGCAAAGCAAGTAGGAGTAGGAGCAGTTATTTTCAATGATTTAAAAAATGATCGCATGAACGATATTGATTTTTCATTGGAGCAAATGCTTAATTTTGAAGGGGAAACAGGACCTTATGTACAATATACGAATGCTAGAATTAGTTCATTGCTCCAAAAAGGTAACTTTGGGGCTGAAGCATTCACTTTTTCACCAATTGGAGTTGAAGCGTGGCCAATTATCCAGCTACTCGAGGATTTTCCACATGTGGTAGAAAAAGCTTTTGATCATGCAGATCCATCTCAAATTGCGAAGTTTAGTTTACTGCTTGCACGCCAGTTCAATAAATATTATGCTAGTACAAAAATTTTAGCTAATGATGGAACGACAGCTTCTAAGTTAACATTTGCCTTTGCGATATCTGTTGTCTTGCAGGAATCCTTACGACTATTAGGTGTACCAGCTCCAAAGAAGATGTAA
- a CDS encoding SHOCT-like domain-containing protein → MKEEITRVLTMVQEGKIDPDKGSELIQVLKEKEETGNKLFEKPTKYLDKILKIRVISAENDNVTVNLPIKLVKAVIMAGHSIAASIPQAEKYVKDVDISLIIEAIESELDGQIVDIKSANGDTVSIIID, encoded by the coding sequence ATGAAAGAGGAAATTACAAGAGTGTTAACCATGGTCCAAGAAGGTAAGATTGATCCAGATAAGGGATCAGAACTGATTCAAGTATTAAAAGAGAAAGAAGAAACAGGTAATAAGCTTTTTGAAAAACCGACTAAATATTTAGATAAAATATTAAAAATTCGTGTTATATCAGCCGAAAATGATAATGTCACGGTAAATTTGCCTATAAAACTTGTCAAGGCAGTAATAATGGCTGGACACAGTATCGCAGCAAGTATTCCTCAAGCGGAAAAATACGTTAAAGATGTAGATATTAGCCTAATTATTGAGGCAATCGAAAGCGAATTAGATGGCCAAATTGTTGATATTAAATCGGCAAACGGGGATACCGTTTCGATCATCATTGATTAG